The genomic stretch TTAGAATCACACCTTCAgaaaataccaaaataaaatgtcaataaatgcATCTACGAGGGAGTTTACTTCATGAAAAACAGGGAACACCCTATATAATCATTCCCAAAACAACTAATATTTACTTTGGAGACTAAAAGACgaagaagagcaaaaaaaacacaagttttgAGTCTCCAAATACAAAGTGGTATACAGAACTTGTTACAACTGAAAACATTAAACAGCAGCACTCTATTGTCAAGTGCAtgttaaaaaaaccaaacagcCGTATAATGCAGATTTCACAGTTGACAAGGCACAGCCATCATACCATTGGTGCCATAtttgactcctcctcctgtttatCTTAATATGAACTGTTTCCTCTGTTCCAATCCTATCCTGTTCCTCTGAActctacagagagacacacaagagGGTCAAAAGGACAGTAGTATATGCTTTAAAGAAGTTAAATCTTCAAAACAAAGCGTACAAAGACAAGCAGAAGAAAAGTATAGGTAGGGTGACAGATCAGAAAACTGATGGTGAGAAAGGGAAAGGAAGAATGAGTCCGTGGAcaaaaaatatctaaataagAAAACTGCAACAAAAAGTGGGGGAAACAGGGATACACAAGAAGACAGTGTAAACAGGTATCATGAGATGATCCGTGATGACTATACAGGATTTGTTGAGTGATGTGAAGATTTCCTCTGGCTCTGAGTCACACCATTGCTTTAGCTATGGTGGCTCTAGGTGCGGGAGCGGGAGCGACGGGGAGAGTAACGTGGAGACCCTCTGCTGCGACGTGACCCACACTTGATTTGGCTTTGGCTTTGGCTCGGACTTGGGCTTCGGCTACGACTACGGCTCCTGCTCCTGCTACGGCTCCTGCTACGAGAGCGAGAGCGACCATAGCTCGGGCTGCGAGGACCGTCCACCTTCACATGAATGTAGGCAGTCTctccctaaacacacacacacacacacacacacacctaagcaTCAATTATCATGTGTACGTTTCTATACCCAAATTGGACCTCTGTGGCCCACCAGTGGGGTACTTCCAAATGGATGAAATATTTAAGAACATTGGGGGAAATTTACAGAGCCCTTAATGCTCAAGAATCCacataaataacaaaacagTAATTCAAAAAAACACGTGCCCCCTTTTTTTGATACAAAGCAACATTGAATAACCATTTAAACATAACACTGGCATTTACTTACTGCCCAGTCATTTCCTCCTGCTTTCTTCATTTGAGAACACTTTTGAATTCCAAAACGTAGTCCAACAGCCATTCCTTATTAAGTTAGCTTGCGGCTGCAACCCCATACGTACCTCATGAGACCGAAACTTGGTGTTATCCAATTGACGGACAGCGTAGGACATGTCTTCTTTGCGTACAAACTCAACTACCCCGGTGCCATCACGGTACACATCAGCATAACATACATCACCTGCCTCGCGCATGTGATCCTTCAGGTCCTGCCAGCTTCCACTGGATGGAAGACCTGACAGGAAAAGGTGGTGTGAGACTCATACATTCATCTATACACTTAAAGAGAAAGGTACAACCGGCATGAGGGACAACACATTGCCTACCTGACACAAGAACCCTGTACTCTGAGCGTCGAGAGGGAGGGCCATGCCTTCCCCTCTGTGGTCCCATCGGtccaccaccaccgccgccgccgccgccgccgccacctcctcccccgccgccgccaccgcctcctcctcctccccgtccacTTCTAGGAAACTCGACACGCAAGCGGTAGCCATCGTAGTCATAACCATCACGCCCGTAGACGGCATCCTCAGAATCCCTATGAAAGCAGACAGTTAAAACTCACCAAACTTCAAATCAGCTAAATTAACACAGAGTATTACTAGTTAAGGACTAGTGAGTATTCCCTGACAAAGGAAATATGGGGTGGTGAAACAAGGTTGTTGagcttttaaaataagaaaaacatgaaacttGACTATTTAACTAGAATCATTGTAGTCTTCCTTATCTAGGTCTATCTGTACATAAAAACGGGAGCCATTTAATGCAGAAGAGAATTTGATATGCTCAGTATGTCCAAAGGCAAATACTCTTTATTGAAAGGTGTTTCATTTGTGCAAATGTTGAGCCTTTTAAAATTTGTTCACAGTCCTGCAGTGGATtacctccttccttttctttgcaTCAACGCAAATCCATTACTGGCCTTCTTAATCTAAAGACATGTGCTTTGAAAAACGAATCCGATCTTGGTCGAACtaagaaatgttgttttgtagTTCTGTAGTTTTGTAGTTCCTTTAATAGTTTTTGTGTGAGGAAAGATCTTTTAGTCATCCATCATTTAGTCTTTGGTTCAGGATCAAGAAATGTACAGCATTAATGTTAGAGATAAATTGTAATTAATATCAAATAAACAGTCAATTATTGTCTCAATCAATTGATTGAATTACAAATGATAGTCATTTAGTCTAAAAAACATCAGATAATAGTGAAAAGCCCCTCAGAGTTCCCTAGAGCTCCTGGTATTTTAATATCATTATGTGACTCGTTTTGTCCGACCACAAAGGCATTCAATTTACAACAATGGCAAACAAGGAAAGGCAGCCATTTTCACGTTTGAAAAGCTGGAGGGAGAATGTTGAAATAatgaattgaataataaataatgtttctgTCGATGAACTAAACAATTAGCCATTGCAGCCAGTGGTCGTTGATGCGGCGGCTATCCTACTCGATGTGCAAGTTATCGAGAAGGAACTGGGTATACTCTAAAAACAGCCAGAAAAAGTGGGTATAGCTCCACTACACCACTGGTTGCAGATTTAAATGCCAAAATTACACCTTCGGTTTTACGAACAAACTTGGTGGGGCAGGTTGGAGATAATTTAGAAAAAGCGTCTGGTAAGAGTTTTGGTGCAACCAATCCATCGTGCACTTGTATGCAAATACAATTTTTATGTTAAACGCCACGCGTTAGCTACAACAAATGCAGTAAATTAGATTTGACTAAATATCAAAAAAGCTTTCTGTATAATGAGTCAATAACGCCACATAATACTCCCTCCAAAATGACCACGCAAATTATTCAATAACGTTACCACTTGGCAACGATTTTAACAAATGTAACATTTGTGAAGGTGTGATTGTTTGCAGGGTAAACCTAATAAACCGGCAACTGGGACTACGGGCCTATCGGCAAGTGTTTCCTCGAGACATCCTTTGAAACACGTGCAGCCTAGCAGCCTAGCTGCACCGCCGTCGCGACGTGGCGGGAGAATGCGGCTCACCTCGGGTCCTCGAACTGCACGAAGGCGAACGGTGGTCCTCCTCTTCGGTTTTTTCAGATCAATATCGCGAATGGCTCCATATTTGTAGAACAAATCTTCGAC from Cyclopterus lumpus isolate fCycLum1 chromosome 14, fCycLum1.pri, whole genome shotgun sequence encodes the following:
- the LOC117742867 gene encoding LOW QUALITY PROTEIN: serine/arginine-rich splicing factor 1B-like (The sequence of the model RefSeq protein was modified relative to this genomic sequence to represent the inferred CDS: deleted 1 base in 1 codon), which translates into the protein MSGGGVVRGPAGSNDCRIYVGNLPPDIRSKDVEDLFYKYGAIRDIDLKNRRGGPPFAFVQFEDPRDSEDAVYGRDGYDYDGYRLRVEFPRSGRGGGGGGGGGGGGGGGGGGGGGGGGPMGPQRGRHGPPSRRSEYRVLVSGLPSSGSWQDLKDHMREAGDVCYADVYRDGTGVVEFVRKEDMSYAVRQLDNTKFRSHEGETAYIHVKVDGPRSPSYGRSRSRSRSRSRSRSRSRSRSPSPSQSQSQIKCGSRRSRGSPRYSPRRSRSRT